A window from Oncorhynchus mykiss isolate Arlee chromosome 9, USDA_OmykA_1.1, whole genome shotgun sequence encodes these proteins:
- the LOC110532882 gene encoding endothelin receptor type B-like: MGSTVPVSSMLLVLVVFHTFTVGQCQSQPSLTGNLPVSAFHSTDTPLGLLLDPQNPSQNPQDIASLNLITPISSTPSPDSDRGHQHLKHGPHHLTSNTSSWAVRVQPVVPPVCHQVTFIKTAFKYINTVISCVIFMVGMVGNATLLRIIYLNKTMRNGPNALIASLALGDLIYITIDIPINVYKLLVGSWPFDDSSIGLFLCKLFPFLQKASVGITVLNLCALSMDRYRAVASWSRVQGVGVPLLTAVEIISIWLLSILMAVPEAIGFNMVTFEYRNATIRTCMLNPQTPFMTFYRDAKDWWLFGFYFCVPLACSAVFYTLMTCEMLHHRNGSLRIALSEHLKQRREVAKAVFCLVLIFALCWFPLHLSRILKKMVYMPHDARRCELLNFLLVLDYFSINLATVNSCINPIILYFVSKKFKNCFKSCLCCWCDSSSLIDSMVPQNLNGTSLQNKNPDQQCGTSEPQWNQPEE, translated from the exons ATGGGTTCTACTGTTCCTGTTTCGTCCATGTTGTTGGTGCTGGTGGTGTTCCACACCTTCACAGTGGGACAGTGTCAGAGCCAACCCAGCCTGACAGGAAATCTCCCTGTCTCAGCCTTCCACAGTACAGACACCCCCCTGGGTCTGCTACTGGACCCCCAAAACCCCTCCCAAAACCCCCAAGACATCGCATCTCTGAACCTCATTACCCCCATCTCATCCACACCCTCTCCTGACTCTGACCGTGGACACCAACATCTGAAACACGGACCCCATCACCTCACCTCCAACACGTCGTCCTGGGCAGTGCGTGTTCAGCCTGTAGTGCCCCCTGTCTGCCACCAGGTGACCTTCATAAAGACAGCCTTTAAATACATAAACACAGTGATTAGCTGTGTGATATTCATGGTGGGGATGGTGGGAAACGCCACTCTACTGAGGATTATCTACCTGAATAAGACGATGAGGAATGGACCTAACGCCCTGATCGCCAGCCTGGCCCTGGGAGATCTGATCTATATCACTATAGATATACCCATCAACGTTtataag CTCCTGGTTGGCTCGTGGCCGTTCGATGACAGCTCCATTGGTCTGTTCCTCTGTAAACTGTTCCCCTTCCTGCAGAAAGCTTCTGTTGGCATCACTGTACTCAACCTGTGTGCCCTGAGCATGGacag gtatcgTGCGGTAGCGTCATGGAGCAGGGTCCAGGGTGTCGGTGTTCCCCTGTTAACAGCAGTAGAGATCATCTCTATATGGCTGTTATCCATTCTGATGGCTGTACCAGAGGCAATAGGATTCAACATGGTCACCTTTGagtacag GAACGCGACCATACGGACCTGCATGCTCAACCCACAGACACCATTCATGACg TTCTACCGGGATGCCAAAGACTGGTGGTTGTTTGGATTCTATTTCTGTGTTCCGTTGGCGTGTTCCGCAGTGTTCTACACTCTGATGACATGTGAGATGTTACATCACAGGAACGGATCTCTCCGCATCGCGCTCAGCGAAcacctcaaacag cgtCGGGAGGTAGCCAAGGCAGTGTTCTGTCTGGTCTTGATCTTCGCTCTGTGCTGGTTCCCTCTGCACCTCAGCAGGATCCTGAAGAAGATGGTTTACATGCCTCATGATGCCCGACGCTGTGAACTGCTCaa TTTCCTGTTGGTCCTCGACTACTTCAGTATTAACCTGGCCACAGTCAACTCCTGCATCAACCCCATCATACTCTACTTCGTCAGCAAGAAGTTCAAAAACTGCTTCAAg tCATGTCTGTGTTGTTGGTGTGACTCCAGTTCCCTGATCGACAGTATGGTACCTCAGAACCTCAACGGAACCAGCCTACAGAATAAGAACCCAGATCAACAGTGTG GTACCTCAGAACCTCAATGGAACCAGCCTGAAGAATAA
- the LOC118965968 gene encoding uncharacterized protein LOC118965968 → MWKKSRGLQNALYTPCSILGTIYTMQYFGDYIHHAVFWGLYTHHAVFWGLYTHHAVFWGLYTHHAVFWGLYTPCSILGTIYTMQYFGDYIHTMQYFGDYIHTMQYFGDYIYTMQYFGDYIYTMQYFGDYIYTMQYFGDYIYTMQYFGDYIYTPCSILGTIYTHHAVFWGLYIHHSVFWGLYIHHSVFWGLYTHHAVFWGLYIHHAVFWGLYTHHSVFWGLYIHHSVFWGLYIHHSVFWGLYIYTIQYFGDYIHTMQYFGDYIYTMQYFGDYIHTIQYFGDYIYTMQYFGDYIYTPFSILGTIYTIQYFGDYIHTIQYFGDYIYTMQYFGDYIYTIQYFGDYIYTIQYFGDYIYTMQYFGDYIYTMQYFGDYIYTIQYFGDYIYTIQYFGDYIYTIQYFGDYIYTMQYFGDYIYTMQYFGDYIYTIQYFGDYIYTIQYFGDYIYTMQYLGDYIYTIQYFGDYTKWYFSKQFNTSLFELHNYCRGDQ, encoded by the coding sequence atgtggaaaaagtcaaggggtcttcaGAATGCTCTATATACACCATGCAGTATTTTGGGGACTATATATACCATGCAGTATTTTGGGGACTATATACACCATGCAGTATTTTGGGGACTATATACACACCATGCAGTATTTTGGGGACTATATACACACCATGCAGTATTTTGGGGACTATATACACACCATGCAGTATTTTGGGGACTATATACACCATGCAGTATTTTGGGGACTATATACACCATGCAGTATTTTGGGGACTATATACACACCATGCAGTATTTTGGGGACTATATACACACCATGCAGTATTTTGGGGACTATATATACACCATGCAGTATTTTGGGGACTATATATACACCATGCAGTATTTTGGGGACTATATATACACCATGCAGTATTTTGGGGACTATATATACACCATGCAGTATTTTggggactatatatacacaccatgcagtattttggggactatatatacacaccatgcAGTATTTTGGGGACTATATATACACCATTCAGTATTTTGGGGACTATATATACACCATTCAGTATTTTGGGGACTATATACACACCATGCAGTATTTTGGGGACTATATATACACCATGCAGTATTTTGGGGactatatacacaccattcaGTATTTTGGGGACTATATATACACCATTCAGTATTTTGGGGACTATATATACACCATTCAGTATTTTGGggactatatatatacaccattCAGTATTTTGGGGACTATATACACACCATGCAGTATTTTGGGGACTATATATACACCATGCAGTATTTTGGGGactatatacacaccattcaGTATTTTGGGGACTATATATACACCATGCAGTATTTTGGggactatatatatacaccattCAGTATTTTGGGGACTATATACACCATTCAGTATTTTGGGGactatatacacaccattcaGTATTTTGGGGACTATATATACACCATGCAGTATTTTGGGGACTATATATATACCATTCAGTATTTTGGGGACTATATATACACCATTCAGTATTTTGGGGACTATATATACACCATGCAGTATTTTGGGGACTATATATACACCATGCAGTATTTTGGGGACTATATATACACCATTCAGTATTTTGGGGACTATATATATACCATTCAGTATTTTGGGGACTATATATACACCATTCAGTATTTTGGGGACTATATATACACCATGCAGTATTTTGGGGACTATATATACACCATGCAGTATTTTGGGGACTATATATACACCATTCAGTATTTTGGGGACTATATATATACCATTCAGTATTTTGGGGACTATATATACACCATGCAGTATTTGGGGGACTATATATACACCATTCAGTATTTTGGGGACTACACCAAGTGGTATTTTTCCAAACAATTCAACACTTCACTGTTTGAACTCCATAACTATTGTAGGGGAGATCAATGA
- the LOC118966150 gene encoding extensin-1-like, whose translation MFGTEGSAPRAVHGSTTLTYKGPEPQAVQGSTTLTYKGPEPQAVHGSTTLTYKGPEPQAVHGSTTLTYKGSEPQAVHGSTTLTYKGSEPQAVHGSTTLTYKGSEPQAVHGSTTLTYKGPEPQAVHGSTTLTYKGPEPQAVHGSTTLTYKGPEPQAVHGSTTLTYKGPEPQAVHGSTTLTYKGPEPQAVHGSTTLTYKGPEPQAVHCSTTLTYKGPEPQAVHGSTTLTYKGPEPQAVHGSTTLTYKGPEPQAVQGSTTLTYKGPEPQAVHGSTTLTYKGPEPQAVHGSTTLTYKGSEPWRTLDLGYIATISPSS comes from the exons ATGTTCG GCACCGAGGGTTCAGCACCACGGGCCGTGCACGGCTCTACAACCTTAACCTATAAGGGTCCAGAACCACAGGCCGTGCAGGGCTCTACAACCTTAACCTATAAGGGCCCAGAACCACAGGCCGTGCACGGCTCTACAACCTTAACCTATAAGGGCCCAGAACCACAGGCCGTGCACGGCTCTACAACCTTAACctataagggttcagaaccacaggCCGTGCACGGCTCTACAACCTTAACctataagggttcagaaccacaggCCGTGCACGGCTCTACAACCTTAACctataagggttcagaaccacaggCCGTGCACGGCTCTACAACCTTAACCTATAAGGGCCCAGAACCACAGGCCGTGCACGGCTCTACAACCTTAACCTATAAGGGCCCAGAACCACAGGCCGTGCACGGCTCTACAACCTTAACCTATAAGGGTCCAGAACCACAGGCCGTGCACGGCTCTACAACCTTAACCTATAAGGGTCCAGAACCACAGGCCGTGCACGGCTCTACAACCTTAACCTATAAGGGTCCAGAACCACAGGCCGTGCACGGCTCTACAACCTTAACCTATAAGGGTCCAGAACCACAGGCCGTGCACTGCTCTACAACCTTAACCTATAAGGGTCCAGAACCACAGGCCGTGCACGGCTCTACAACCTTAACCTATAAGGGTCCAGAACCACAGGCCGTGCACGGCTCTACAACCTTAACCTATAAGGGTCCAGAACCACAGGCCGTGCAGGGCTCTACAACCTTAACCTATAAGGGTCCAGAACCACAGGCCGTGCACGGCTCTACAACCTTAACCTATAAGGGTCCAGAACCACAGGCTGTGCACGGCTCTACAACCTTAACctataagggttcagaaccatgGAGAACGCTGGATTTAGGATACATCGCAacaatctctccttcctcctga